In a single window of the Papaver somniferum cultivar HN1 chromosome 8, ASM357369v1, whole genome shotgun sequence genome:
- the LOC113301362 gene encoding phosphate transporter PHO1 homolog 5-like isoform X2 yields MEAIEESNESSTRGSNSGEESSTRGSYAGEHDMSNKGSYLNDDLKEEDEEENEEKPLKIIIPAHLEILNNVKINKASGTPRSTIKGILKKNGKNGELSFNRKNLKRAEEQLKSAFVHFYHKLQLLKSFSYLNLLAFSKTMKKYDKITSRHASKIYLHMVDNSYIGSSDDVTRLMDRVEASFIKHFTKSNRSEGMNILRSKKKKEKHVTTFSSGFFSGCVISLIVCLILVINIRQVVKKDGFSQYMETMFILYSLFGFLVLHMLLYAATIYFWKRYRINYPFIFGFKQGTELGYREVFLLSTVLATVALACVLANLNMEMDRTTKKYKAITELLPLGLVSAIVLITVCPFNIVYRSSRIFLLRTALRAVSAPLYKVTLSDFMLADQMSSQGQALRSVAFYICYYSSGDYRMRKTTCKSDIVYNSFYIALAAFPFWLRALQCFRRYFEEKDGMQGINGFKYLSIVLAVSMTTAYSKHNTTALWVMAWISAIISAAVAIYWDLVFDWGLLRRNSKNPWLRDKLVISHKSVYFGVMVLDVLLRFAWLQTVLNIQVSFLHKEAMVDVIACLEIFRRGVWNFFRIENEHLNNVGKFRAFTTVPLPFNYDEDKDE; encoded by the exons ATGGAAGCGATTGAAGAAAGTAATGAATCAAGTACCCGTGGAAGTAATTCAGGGGAAGAATCAAGTACCCGCGGAAGCTATGCAGGGGAACATGATATGAGCAACAAGGGAAGCTACTTAAATGATGAtcttaaagaagaagatgaagaagaaaacgaagagaAACCATTGAAGATCATAATACCAGCACATTTGGAGATCCTCAATAATGTTAAGATCAATAAAGCATCCGGAACTCCTCGTTCAACTATCAAAGGCATTCTCAAAAAGAATGGCAAGAATGGAGAACTGAGTTTCAATAGAAAGAATTTAAAGAGAGCTGAAGAACAACTAAAGTCTGCATTTGTTCATTTCTATCACAAACTTCAACTTCTTAAAAGTTTTAGTTATCTGAATCTCTTAGCATTTTCCAAGACCATGAAGAAATATGACAAG ATAACTTCAAGACATGCATCAAAGATATACTTGCACATGGTGGATAACTCTTACATCGGCAGCTCTGACGAT GTAACTAGGCTCATGGATAGAGTGGAGGCCTCATTCATCAAACACTTTACCAAGTCCAATCGTAGTGAAGGCATGAACATCCTGAGatcgaaaaaaaagaaagaaaaacatgtTACAACATTTTCCTCTG GTTTTTTTTCTGGCTGCGTAATATCTCTTATAGTATGCCTTATTTTGGTCATAAATATTAGACAAGTTGTTAAAAAGGACGGCTTCAGTCAGTACATGGAGACCATGTTTATTCTGTATAG TTTATTCGGATTTCTAGTCCTACATATGCTCCTGTATGCAGCGACCATATACTTTTGGAAACGTTATCGAATCAACTATCCTTTTATATTTGGTTTCAAACAAGGGACGGAGTTAGGATACAGAGAAGTCTTTTTATTGAGTACAGTTCTTGCAACAGTTGCACTTGCATGTGTACTTGCTAATCTAAACATGGAAATGGATAGAACGACCAAGAAGTACAAAGCGATAACAGAACTACTTCCTCTTGGTCTAGTTTCT GCTATAGTTCTCATAACAGTTTGTCCATTTAACATTGTATACCGATCAAGTCGAATTTTCCTACTGCGAACTGCACTTCGCGCTGTCAGCGCTCCACTTTACAAG GTCACTCTATCGGATTTTATGTTGGCGGATCAGATGAGTAGTCAG GGCCAAGCTCTTAGAAGTGTTGCATTCTACATTTGTTACTACTCTTCCGGAGACTACAGAATGAGGAAGACCACTTGCAAGTCAGACATAGTTTACAACTCTTTCTATATTGCTTTAGCTGCATTCCCATTTTGGTTACGCGCATTGCAG TGCTTTCGGCGATACTTTGAAGAAAAAGATGGAATGCAAGGGATTAACGGGTTCAAATACTTGAGTATTGTTCTGGCTGTCAGCATGACAACTGCTTACAGTAAGCACAACACAACAGCACTGTGGGTAATGGCTTGGATCAGCGCAATCATTTCAGCTGCTGTTGCTATATATTGGGATCTCGTTTTTGACTGGGGACTCCTGCGAAGGAACTCGAAGAACCCTTGGTTGAGAGACAAGCTTGTTATATCACACAAAAGTGTTTACTTTGGAGTAATG GTATTGGACGTGTTGCTGAGGTTTGCTTGGCTACAAACCGTATTGAACATTCAAGTTTCTTTCTTGCATAAAGAAGCTATGGTTGATGTTATTGCATGCTTAGAAATTTTCCGTCGTGGTGTATGGAATTTCTTCAG AATCGAGAATGAACACCTCAATAACGTTGGCAAGTTTCGTGCATTTACAACCGTACCTCTTCCTTTCAACTATGACGAAGATAAAGATGAGTAA
- the LOC113301362 gene encoding phosphate transporter PHO1 homolog 3-like isoform X1 — translation MKFEKELRSQMVPEWQGAYTDYTSLKIILEDVKRFKFKTPQHHSHAHQHHHNHGGGGISTLYRSFSGLVVARSVPTITTSKSINGTSTSSSNGHHHPNHHNHHGVFHHEEDPVILVQSMRGHDIEHGSVPMNQDNVHHHEIYETKFLMSSEEGGAYEVEFFKRLDEEFNKVNKFYKDKVDQVMNEAAVLTKQMDALVAFRVRVEHPDQGKFEQLCRDIAKSASAFSVTSPTSSSTETSARGHMEAIEESNESSTRGSNSGEESSTRGSYAGEHDMSNKGSYLNDDLKEEDEEENEEKPLKIIIPAHLEILNNVKINKASGTPRSTIKGILKKNGKNGELSFNRKNLKRAEEQLKSAFVHFYHKLQLLKSFSYLNLLAFSKTMKKYDKITSRHASKIYLHMVDNSYIGSSDDVTRLMDRVEASFIKHFTKSNRSEGMNILRSKKKKEKHVTTFSSGFFSGCVISLIVCLILVINIRQVVKKDGFSQYMETMFILYSLFGFLVLHMLLYAATIYFWKRYRINYPFIFGFKQGTELGYREVFLLSTVLATVALACVLANLNMEMDRTTKKYKAITELLPLGLVSAIVLITVCPFNIVYRSSRIFLLRTALRAVSAPLYKVTLSDFMLADQMSSQGQALRSVAFYICYYSSGDYRMRKTTCKSDIVYNSFYIALAAFPFWLRALQCFRRYFEEKDGMQGINGFKYLSIVLAVSMTTAYSKHNTTALWVMAWISAIISAAVAIYWDLVFDWGLLRRNSKNPWLRDKLVISHKSVYFGVMVLDVLLRFAWLQTVLNIQVSFLHKEAMVDVIACLEIFRRGVWNFFRIENEHLNNVGKFRAFTTVPLPFNYDEDKDE, via the exons ATGAAGTTTGAGAAAGAGTTGAGGTCACAAATGGTGCCAGAATGGCAAGGAGCTTATACGGATTACACATCTCTCAAAATCATACTTGAAGATGTTAAACGATTTAAATTCAAGACCCCCCAACACCATTCCCAtgctcatcaacatcatcataatcatggTGGTGGCGGTATTTCTACTCTATATAGAAGCTTTAGTGGTCTAGTGGTTGCGCGTAGCGTTCCTACTATCACCACCTCTAAAAGTATCAACGGTACTAGTACCAGTTCTAGTAATGGCCATCATCATCCTAATCACCATAATCATCATGGTGTATTTCATCATGAGGAGGACCCGGTCATATTGGTTCAATCAATGCGTGGTCATGACATAGAACATGGATCAGTACCTATGAATCAAGATAATGTTCATCATCATGAAATATATGAGACCAAGTTCCTAATGTCAAGTGAAGAAGGAGGAGCATATGAAGTGGAATTCTTCAAGAGACTTGATGAGGAGTTCAACAAAGTTAACAAATTTTACAAAGATAAAGTTGATCAAGTTATGAATGAAGCTGCTGTTTTGACTAAACAAATGGATGCGTTGGTTGCTTTTAGAGTTAGAGTTGAGCATCCTGATCAAGGAAAGTTTGAACAACTCTGTAGAGATATTGCTAAATCTGCTTCTGCATTTTCTGTCACTTCACCAACCTCCAGCAGTACCGAGACTTCCG CAAGGGGGCACATGGAAGCGATTGAAGAAAGTAATGAATCAAGTACCCGTGGAAGTAATTCAGGGGAAGAATCAAGTACCCGCGGAAGCTATGCAGGGGAACATGATATGAGCAACAAGGGAAGCTACTTAAATGATGAtcttaaagaagaagatgaagaagaaaacgaagagaAACCATTGAAGATCATAATACCAGCACATTTGGAGATCCTCAATAATGTTAAGATCAATAAAGCATCCGGAACTCCTCGTTCAACTATCAAAGGCATTCTCAAAAAGAATGGCAAGAATGGAGAACTGAGTTTCAATAGAAAGAATTTAAAGAGAGCTGAAGAACAACTAAAGTCTGCATTTGTTCATTTCTATCACAAACTTCAACTTCTTAAAAGTTTTAGTTATCTGAATCTCTTAGCATTTTCCAAGACCATGAAGAAATATGACAAG ATAACTTCAAGACATGCATCAAAGATATACTTGCACATGGTGGATAACTCTTACATCGGCAGCTCTGACGAT GTAACTAGGCTCATGGATAGAGTGGAGGCCTCATTCATCAAACACTTTACCAAGTCCAATCGTAGTGAAGGCATGAACATCCTGAGatcgaaaaaaaagaaagaaaaacatgtTACAACATTTTCCTCTG GTTTTTTTTCTGGCTGCGTAATATCTCTTATAGTATGCCTTATTTTGGTCATAAATATTAGACAAGTTGTTAAAAAGGACGGCTTCAGTCAGTACATGGAGACCATGTTTATTCTGTATAG TTTATTCGGATTTCTAGTCCTACATATGCTCCTGTATGCAGCGACCATATACTTTTGGAAACGTTATCGAATCAACTATCCTTTTATATTTGGTTTCAAACAAGGGACGGAGTTAGGATACAGAGAAGTCTTTTTATTGAGTACAGTTCTTGCAACAGTTGCACTTGCATGTGTACTTGCTAATCTAAACATGGAAATGGATAGAACGACCAAGAAGTACAAAGCGATAACAGAACTACTTCCTCTTGGTCTAGTTTCT GCTATAGTTCTCATAACAGTTTGTCCATTTAACATTGTATACCGATCAAGTCGAATTTTCCTACTGCGAACTGCACTTCGCGCTGTCAGCGCTCCACTTTACAAG GTCACTCTATCGGATTTTATGTTGGCGGATCAGATGAGTAGTCAG GGCCAAGCTCTTAGAAGTGTTGCATTCTACATTTGTTACTACTCTTCCGGAGACTACAGAATGAGGAAGACCACTTGCAAGTCAGACATAGTTTACAACTCTTTCTATATTGCTTTAGCTGCATTCCCATTTTGGTTACGCGCATTGCAG TGCTTTCGGCGATACTTTGAAGAAAAAGATGGAATGCAAGGGATTAACGGGTTCAAATACTTGAGTATTGTTCTGGCTGTCAGCATGACAACTGCTTACAGTAAGCACAACACAACAGCACTGTGGGTAATGGCTTGGATCAGCGCAATCATTTCAGCTGCTGTTGCTATATATTGGGATCTCGTTTTTGACTGGGGACTCCTGCGAAGGAACTCGAAGAACCCTTGGTTGAGAGACAAGCTTGTTATATCACACAAAAGTGTTTACTTTGGAGTAATG GTATTGGACGTGTTGCTGAGGTTTGCTTGGCTACAAACCGTATTGAACATTCAAGTTTCTTTCTTGCATAAAGAAGCTATGGTTGATGTTATTGCATGCTTAGAAATTTTCCGTCGTGGTGTATGGAATTTCTTCAG AATCGAGAATGAACACCTCAATAACGTTGGCAAGTTTCGTGCATTTACAACCGTACCTCTTCCTTTCAACTATGACGAAGATAAAGATGAGTAA